Part of the Henckelia pumila isolate YLH828 chromosome 2, ASM3356847v2, whole genome shotgun sequence genome is shown below.
aaatgTTCGATACGATATCGAtagaaaaaattttatatcacaATTTTCGATacgatttatattttttaatacggTATGATATGTCACCCTTACTTTTAAGAAAATAGAGGCTGAAAACGATACAAACTACGACAATTCGATAAATCATATTGAGCAATTTCTGTTTTATATACTAGCTCGAAAAAGTGTTGACGAAAAGAAAGATTTATTAATGAATCCTATTATATAAATCAGAAAATTTTCCATCTTTCTCCCATACAAAGAGTCCTTCTCAAATTGTCGTTTTTGAGCCACATTCAAATTCCAGTTGCTTCACATCAATCCAAGCTTTCGGGATCTCTTTCACTGCCCATGACTTGTTTTTCGTCCCACAATGGGGGGAAAAGCCGTGGTAGAGTCACCGGCGGCGGTGGCGGTGGCACGGCGGCGACCGCTGGTTACGTGCACTCCAACATCACCGAAAACTAGCGCCAGAAACCACCGTCATCGGAGCAGAATGGGGGAGGCGGCGGGAGGCTGCATGGCGATCTGCTGCTGCTGCCCATGCGCAATGATTCATTTCTTTATCCTCGGGGCGTATCGCCTCCCCGCCGCACTGTGGCGGAGGAAGAAGAGGCGGAgattgttgaagaaatcgaGGAAAATTTTGTCCGATGAAGAGGGGTTCGATCATCGGAAGGGAACCAATTCGAGGATTCCTGTGAATATGTTCGGATTCTACGGAGATGAAGGTCGGTGGTCAAGCGACGGCGAGGattgcagcagcagcagcagaaacGACGCCGTAGACTGGGATAACGAGGTTTGGGATCAGTTCCGTGGATCTGGCTTCTGGAGAAGCCATTCCCAAAGAAATGGTTGATTTCTTGAAATGTGTGTCAATTTCAAGAAAATCTATATACAAAGGAACGAGCCTTAACACTCTCGTGGCGTAAACTGTTATTTTGAGTTTGTTCGATGCTATCCTTCCGGTACGGTTTGAAGGATCGATTCAACGACTCAATTTTTGCGAGAAGATACTCAGATGAACGTGTTCGTCTCAagtttataaaaaaattgagtcATTGGATCTATCATTCGAACTTATGATGAACATCCAAGTTAAAGCAAAGACCTAGTGGCTGttataaaaattgaaaaaaaaatggtccAAAGGAATGAGAGGTTTTAT
Proteins encoded:
- the LOC140882484 gene encoding uncharacterized protein — its product is MGGKAVVESPAAVAVARRRPLVTCTPTSPKTSARNHRHRSRMGEAAGGCMAICCCCPCAMIHFFILGAYRLPAALWRRKKRRRLLKKSRKILSDEEGFDHRKGTNSRIPVNMFGFYGDEGRWSSDGEDCSSSSRNDAVDWDNEVWDQFRGSGFWRSHSQRNG